Genomic window (Wenzhouxiangella marina):
CACCGTCCCCAGCTGCATGCGGAGATTCAGCTGCGTCTCGAACAGGCCGTTGACGGTCAGCATCAAGGCTTCGTTGTAGTCAGCCGCGGCGTTGACGTCGTCACCGAAGCGCAGCGAAAGCCACTCCTTGTCCGTATCGATGGCCAGCAGCCCCAGGCGCAGATTGGAGCCGCGCGGCCCTGGACTGAGGCCTGACGGCATCGCGAGCGTCCCGGCGCCGCGCAGGGCCTCGTAGGCGTCATTCCCGCAGCCGGCTTCGACCGGCTCACCTTCGGGAAACAGGGTCTCCACGCTGTAGGCTCGCAGCCGCCATTCACCGTCGATGGAGTACAGGCGCAGGGCTTCGAACCCGGCCTCGCTGACCAGACCGCCCTCCCAGCTCGACGGATCCCCGCGATCCCCCAGCAGAGCCACGCGCACGGAGGGATCGTCCGCCGAACGACCGATCAGGAACACCCGATGGGAGCGATCCAGAATCGACTCGGCGCCATCGCGCAGCACCTTGACCTGTGCACCCTCGGCGTACAGGGGCACTCGTTCGAACTCGATCGTGCCCAGGCGAGACTGGCCCAGGGGCATTTCATCGAGGCGTTGTCGAGCTCCGATCTCGAGCTGGTCCAGGGTGCTCAACGCAGCGCCCTGCGCCCAGCTGGGCGCGGTCGGGACCAGCATTCCGGCCACCAGCAGGCAGAGTCCGATGGTAGATCGCATGGCGAATTCCTTGAATTTCGAGGACCGATCCGAGTCTACGCCCACGACCCAGCACCGGCAAGCGCCGCCAGAGGCAAGCCGTTCAGAACTGATTCATCGCATTCCATAGCCCGAGCAGTGCTAGGCTTCCGCGTGAATGCATCAGAAAGGCTGCCTCGCGCCCATGAGCCGAGCCAAACAGATTCGAGTCCTGATACTGCTCCTGATCCTGACCCCGCTGGTTTTTGCGCTAAGCATGCCCGCCGATCCCAAGCCCGACTGGACTCGGACGATCATCGTCGCCGTCCTGCCCTACAACGCGGACGGCTCGCAGGCGGCTGAAGAGGCGATCGATCGACTGCGCTCGACCGATTTCCGTCCGATCGAGGACTACTTCAAGCAGCAAGCCCGGCACTTCGGCCTCCCCCTCGACACGCCCTTTCGCTTTCACTTGCTCCCGAAGACCGAGCAGGCTCCAGGCCTGCCACCACGGACCGGGCTATTCGCCCGCTTGAACTGGGCGGCCGGACTTCGATGGTGGCGCTGGATGGTCGACGCCGAAGACGTGGACGCAGACATCTTCGTCGTCGCCCGTTACCAGGCAGCCGTGAATGGTGAAATCCACCTCAATTCCGTCGGAATGCACAGTCCGCGTCTCGCGCTTGTTGCCATGGACGCCGACCCCCGAATGCAAGAGCGAAACTGGGTCATGCTCGCCCACGAACTGCTACACACCGTCGGAGCCAACGACCTCTACCATCATCAGAGTGGTCTCCCCATCTGGCCAGAGGGCTATGCGGCGCCGGAACGCGAGCCCCGTTACCCGCAGCCAGCCGCGGAACTCATGGCCGGGCGCTTGCCAATAGGGCCGAATCTAACTAAAGAGGCTAGAAACCTTTCAGAAACCTGTATCGGCACGACCACCGCGAGAAACATCGGATGGTTCGCACCCCAGAAGCGTTGCACTCCGAGCGCACCGTTTCAAATGCAGCCATAAACCTTTCAACTGTGTCCCTGCATTCAGGTCCATGGGAATGCCGAACATCATCAATAGAACTCCCGAAAAACTCCCGTTGATTCAAACCAGGAACGAGCATTGAGGCCTTGCTCGGCCCATTCTTCGGAATGGTCTGGCCCCGGCCTGGAACCGGACGCTGAGCTTAGCCGCTACGCAAGTAACGGTCTTCAATTTGGCAAAGGCATGCAATCCGCTCCTCTCATCATAGCTTCGCGACTTAGATAAGCATGGAGTGCGCGCACCTGACGCCGCCAATTTTGTCTGAGGACAGGTCGCGACCAACCACGATCAAGAGCGCTCGCTAGATATTCGCAGCCCTGAGCCAATGTTCCCGTCCTCAAATGAATCACGGTGATTTGCTGCAGGACACCTGGCTCAGGAAAGGCTTGAAGCGCTTGCTTGTAAAAATCGATTGCTCGTTGCCACTGCTCATTTCTTGCCGCCAGAACCGCAATGGAGCGGCTGAGCAGGAATCTGGTCAAGTGATTGGCTTCCAGCGCCGGGTTTTGCAGCGCGACTTCCAGCAAAAGGTTTACGGCCGCATCATCAAGCCACGGACAGCGCTCACTGCCTGAATCACTATTGAACGCCCGAATCGAGTCGGCCAAAGCGAACGAAAAGGCCGCGCTCTGCAACGATTGCTGCAATTCGGCCAAAGACGGCGCGCGCTCAGCAACACCTAATGCTTCCGGACCACAAATCAGCCTGAGTCTCATCAATTGGAAAACAGCCCGATTCTCAGGCCCGCTGCTGTCTTCGGCGACTTCGGTATAGGCGAGCGCCTCTTCGAGCCGCTCGCTCTTGATCAGACGATCGAGCATGACGGTTTTCGCCCTTACAGATGTCGGATTATCATTCAACCAATACTCTGCAGCGCGATTGGCATCGCCCCAGATCCAGGAGTTACTCCGGCTTTGAGCAATATTTGCAGAAAGCAGAAGGAGCCCAACCAGCATGAGCGAAGTACGCAGCAGACCCCGGGACTCCATTGCCACTATCGGAATGGCGAGCGCGATCCCGACGAGCGGAACGTAATTGCGGTGCTGAAATACCAGCTCGAGCGGAATCGTCGTTGACTCGACGGAGTGGGCAACGAGATACCAGCAGATCGCGAAAGCCGCCGGGCCCGCCTTCGATCGCAGGAAGACGGCCACCACCAGAAGAATGAGCCAACCCATTGAAGCGATGAAGGGCATTGGTGCCCAGAATGACCTGGCAATTGGATAGTTATCGAGATAGGGGTTCAGAAACTGGGGGTTCAGGTTTGCGGCAGCCGCCAGGTACTCCCACAAGATCATCGCTTCAGTGGCAAGGCGATCACCAACATCAAAGCCTCGACGCAGAAGATCAGCCTCGGTGTAGTTCCCTTTGTACACCAGAAAAACGAGAACCAGGATCGCCGGGATTCCGAGAAACACCCCCTTCCAGATCGACCAGCTTCTTGTTTCGAGCCCCGGTGGTCGTTTCAGAAGCAACCATTCCACAAGCAGCACTAGCGCCGGCAGGAGGGCCCCGTTCTCCTTCGACAAAGTTGCCAAGACCGTGAAAAGAGAGACGTTTAGCCCCAAAAGAAGCAATTTCCAGCTCTGATCGACACCTCTGGCCTCTCTTAACTTGAGATGAAAGACCAGGCCCAAGAAGACGAAAAGCGCACTCAGGGTCGTCATTCGCTGAATGACCATGAAACTCGCCGATTGCAGCAGCGGACTTGTCGCCCAAAGCAGAAATGCAATAATCCCTACCCAGGCGGACGTGAGTGCAGAGTGGTCCCGAGCCCGCGCGATCAACAAACCTATCCAACAAACAAGGCATGCATTGATCAGATGGATCAATATATTTGTTCTAACAAACACACTCGAGTCGTGGGGCCAGGCCGCACCGTCGATCAAGAAGCTGGCAAGCGAAACTGGACGTCCAGAGGGCCCGGCCAGCCCGCCAAAGACGAACAGCAGTTTCGACTCCAAACTGGAAGAGACAACAGAAAGACCCGTCAGATTGGGCGCATCATCGAAGTGAAAGGGCGATGTAATGCCTTGCCAGTAAACGAGAAAAACCGTTAACATCCCCAAGGGAAAGGCAAAAAAAGCAAGCAATATCCGGGTTCGATAGTATCGCCAAGAAGCACTGCTGAGATCATTCATGGTCATTGTGAAAAAAACGCTCTACCAGATACACCGTTAGCTTCGCAGAACTTAAGGTAACTCTCTGAATATTCGGCGAATTGAGAGCCAGAAACTCCAGA
Coding sequences:
- a CDS encoding M12 family metallo-peptidase — translated: MRSTIGLCLLVAGMLVPTAPSWAQGAALSTLDQLEIGARQRLDEMPLGQSRLGTIEFERVPLYAEGAQVKVLRDGAESILDRSHRVFLIGRSADDPSVRVALLGDRGDPSSWEGGLVSEAGFEALRLYSIDGEWRLRAYSVETLFPEGEPVEAGCGNDAYEALRGAGTLAMPSGLSPGPRGSNLRLGLLAIDTDKEWLSLRFGDDVNAAADYNEALMLTVNGLFETQLNLRMQLGTVFLRVGSDPYPLADSGAGSAELNEFGTYWQNNYGGVQRTHAAMISGRLSSQNSASGIAWVDSYCRTQNAGGSYSYNQLFRNPSFPAATSAGLFAHELGHNLGSPHTHCYSPPIDQCYAVEPGCYSGPTSCPTAGFGTLMSYCHFSSACGGPIRLNLAPEVITRIDQRINANFPGCITEDTNTIIFADRFQQ
- a CDS encoding tetratricopeptide repeat protein is translated as MNDLSSASWRYYRTRILLAFFAFPLGMLTVFLVYWQGITSPFHFDDAPNLTGLSVVSSSLESKLLFVFGGLAGPSGRPVSLASFLIDGAAWPHDSSVFVRTNILIHLINACLVCWIGLLIARARDHSALTSAWVGIIAFLLWATSPLLQSASFMVIQRMTTLSALFVFLGLVFHLKLREARGVDQSWKLLLLGLNVSLFTVLATLSKENGALLPALVLLVEWLLLKRPPGLETRSWSIWKGVFLGIPAILVLVFLVYKGNYTEADLLRRGFDVGDRLATEAMILWEYLAAAANLNPQFLNPYLDNYPIARSFWAPMPFIASMGWLILLVVAVFLRSKAGPAAFAICWYLVAHSVESTTIPLELVFQHRNYVPLVGIALAIPIVAMESRGLLRTSLMLVGLLLLSANIAQSRSNSWIWGDANRAAEYWLNDNPTSVRAKTVMLDRLIKSERLEEALAYTEVAEDSSGPENRAVFQLMRLRLICGPEALGVAERAPSLAELQQSLQSAAFSFALADSIRAFNSDSGSERCPWLDDAAVNLLLEVALQNPALEANHLTRFLLSRSIAVLAARNEQWQRAIDFYKQALQAFPEPGVLQQITVIHLRTGTLAQGCEYLASALDRGWSRPVLRQNWRRQVRALHAYLSREAMMRGADCMPLPN